The DNA segment CGGTGGTGTTGTCGGCCCATGGGCTGATGGAGGCGGCCATGTCCGGAACGGAGCCGTGGCTGCTGGAGATTCCGAGGATCGGCACAGTCAGGTGCCGCCAGTTGAGCGCCTCGCGGTTCTTACGCGCTGACTCCGCCGCGTCTCGGTAGTACGCGAGGGAAGCGCGCAGGCCGCCGTCGGCGGCGACGGCCGCCGCGTAGTGGTCGATCTCGGCGTCGTCGAACGTGTCGGGAGACAGGGCCTTCACCTTCAGGAACCAGGCGACGTACTCGCGTTCGCGGCCGGCAAGCAGCGTCTCGGGCAGGTCGGGCACGATGTGGAAAGCGAAATGCCAGGTTTTCCACGCACGATCCGGGTCGGTGGGAATCGCCTCCGGGAGACTGATGCCGGGAATTCCGGCGTCGAGCAGAGCGACCCCGCGCAGGTGGCTCTCGAAGTTGAGGGCGAGGGAGAACGCGACCCAGGCGCCGATGTCGTGGGCGACCAGGGAGTAGGTCGACACGCCGAGAGCCTTCACGGCGGCGTGGACGTGCGCGGCGACCGCGTGCGTGTCGTAGCCGCGCTCCGGACGCTCGGAGTGGCCCTGACCCGGCAGGTCGATCGCGATGACGCGGAACCGGTGGGTGAGGCCGGGCAGCACCTTTCGCCAGGCCCACCAGGTTTGCGGGAATCCGGCGAGCAGGACGACGGCCGGGGCGCTCCGCCGTCCGCCTTCGACGGCATGAAGGCGGACGCCGTCCGCGTCGACCCAGCGGTGAGTGAATCCGGCCAGGTGCTGCAGGGGCAGGTCGCGGATGGGGTTGCTTTCGGAGACATGCGGAGTGCTGGTTGCTGGGCCGGTCACGGGATCCTCCGTCGGTGTCAGGTGCGCGGTTGGGACGGTGTAGCGGACGGCGGTGGCTGGGACCACGTGGTGTGTTTCTCGCGCGGTCGCGAAGTACGCGGTATGCCCGGCCATGGCCACGCTTGAAGGCTACACATCTTGAACTGATCGGTTCAAGATAGAATGGTGCGCACCACGGTCCGAACCATCGACGCATCGCAAGGAAGTGCCGCGTGGCAGGCAAGAAGCAGTTCGACATGGACACGGTGCTCGACGCCGCGATGATCCAGTTCTGGCGCGATGGCTACGCCGACACCTCATTGGACGATTTGTCTCGGGCAACCGGCCTGAACCGCAGTTCCATCTACTCCTCCCTCGGCGGCAAGGACACGCTCTTCCTGCGCTGCCTGGATCTCTACGCCGCGCGGTACGGCGAGAAGTACGACGCCGCCCTGTCGTGTGCAGCCTCGGAACCCGTTGCCGCTGTTCGTGCGTTCTTCGACGTCACCCTCGAGCGCATCGCCGATCCCGAACTACCCGACGGATGCCTGATTGCCCAGTCGGCCATGGCGATCCCCGTGCTGAGTCCGAGCGTCGCAGCGCACGCCGAGCAGGCGCTCGGCTTCCAGCGCCTGCGCCTGCGCACCGCGCTGAAGGCCGGCCGACTGACCGACCAGGACGCCGAAGCCTTCGCCGTGCACGCGGCGGCTGTGAACCAGTCGCTCGCCGTCATGAGCAGGGCCGGGGCGAGCCCGGCGCAGCTCCTGGCCATCGTCGGCGTGACCCTGGACGCGCTGTCGCAGGCGTTGCGCGCCTAACGAACCTGATACGGCCGTCGGACTCGCAGCCTGGTACGCCTCCCGACAGGCCGCCGAGCACCTGCGAACCGCCTACCGCCAGGCCGCCGCCCCACCCATGCGAGCACTGCACGACGAAGGCCGGGCTCTCCCCGAAGCCGTACGCCGAACCCGAGGACCGTGCTACGTGGTGATCGAGGCGAACAATGAGGGGGAGGTGCCGCCGTCAAGCCGATCAGCATCCCCACGGACTTCCAGGAAATCCAGCTGGATCTCTATGAGCACCTGTGCGAGGACAACTGCGAGCCGTGCTTCGACGGAGGCGCCAGCTATCCGTCGTCGCAATTCTGGGCCCCTGCCCAGCACGATCACACGTGGCGGACCTTATGCCAGTCGGGCTGTGCCACATCCGAAGTGGCTTGCGGCTGCAGGCTGACGGCTGAGAGGCGGATGTGGCTGGCGGGCGGCTTCTCGCCCGCCGGGCCGCGCTTTAGACTGCGACCGCTCCGAAATCTGGCGATTTTCTGGAGGGTGTGCAGGATGAGGCGAACTCTCATGACCGCATTGGCTGCGGCGGCGCTGGTCGTGTCCTCGGGCAGTGTTGCCTCTGCTTCCGGCACCCCGCCGCGAACCACGCACGGTCCTTGCCAGTATGCCCAGACCCCGGACGAGCCGGCGGCGCGGCGGGTTTCCCTGCCGCCCGATCCGCGGCACACCCCCAGTCACGGCACGGTCGGTATGGCTGTCCGGACCAGCCAGGGCCCGCTTCCGCTGCGTCTGGACCGGGCGAAGGCGCCGTGCACGGTCCAGAGCTTCGTACACCTGGCGCGGCACCGGTTCTACGACCGTACGGTGTGCCATCGGCTGACGGCGTATCCGACGCTGAAGGTCCTGCAGTGCGGCGACCCGACCAGTACTGGCGAGGGCGGGCCGGGGTACGAGTACAAGGACGAGCTGCCGGTGGACCTGCCGCCGGCACCGAGCGATCCGACCGGCGTCCGTCGCCTTTACGGGCGCGGCTTGCTGGCGATGGCCAACGCCGGTCCGAACACGAACGGTTCGCAGTTCTTCGTCGTCTACGGCGACTCCGCGCTGCGACCGAACTACACGGTGTTCGGCACGGTCGGTGCCGCCGGCCTGAAGACTCTTGACAAGATCGCCGCTGGCGGTATCGAACCAACTGCGCAGGACCCGGCCCCTGTCGATGGCACGCCCGTGCTGCGGACCGAGCTGCTCAGCGTCCGGCTGTCCTGCCTGCCCTGACGAATTGTGGCGCGTTCAGCGCGGTTCAGCTACGTGATGAAGGGGCTGAGGGGCCCGGACGTCACGCCCGGTACATAGGTAATGTCCCGGTCCCTGCCTACCTGCCTACCTGGCCGCGGGCTCCGCGGGCAGGTTGAAGACGTGGCCCGGCGTGACGATCTTCGTGATCTCCTCGCCGAAAAGCGTGGTGGGCTCCTGGTTGTCATGGTCGATGTCGGTGTTCAGCAGGACGACGAGGGTCGCCCGTGCCGACGGCAGATAGACCACCAGGGACTCGTAGCCCGGCAGCGAACCGTTGTGTCCGATCCACCCCTGGACGCTGAAGACACCGAGGCCGTACCCGATGCCCGGGATGGGCGTCGGGGGTGTGGTGAGACGCTGCTTCTGCAGGTCGGGACTGATCAGGTCGCCGCCGCCGGGCAGTTTGCCCGTGGCCACCGTACGCGCCCATACGCGCAGGTCCTGCAGATTGGAGATCATCGCGCCGGCTGCCCAGGCCCATGAAGGGTTCCAGTCGGCCGCGTCCTGGACGTCCCCGTTCGCGGTCTGGGTCGTGTATCCCTGCGCGTGCGGGATCGGGAACGTGGCGTCGACCGGCAGGAGCGTGTGGTCCAGGCCGGCCGGTTTCAGGACGTCCTTCTTGATGTAGTCGCGCAGTTGCTGACCGGTGACCTTCTCGATGACGAGGCCGAGCAGGATGAGGTTGGTGTTGGAGTACTCGAACTTCTTTCCCGGCGGGAAGAGCACAGGGTGCTGGAAGGCGTAGTCGAGCAACTCCTGCGGGACGAAAGGCTGGTGTGGATCGGTCTTCAGCGCCTCGTAGAAGGCCTCGTCCTTGGAGTAGTTGAACAGGCCGCTGCGCATTCCGGCCAGCTCGCGCAGGGTGATCTTGCTTCCGTTGGGTACGCCTTCGACGTACTTCCCGATCGGATCGTCCAGGTTCACCTTGTGCCGGTCGACCAACTGCAGCAGCGCCGTCACGGTGAACGTCTTGGTCACGCTCCCGATCCGCATGTGCAGATCCGGCGACATGGCCTGGCCGTTGCTCTGGTTGGCGAGCCCGAAGGACCGCACGTAGTTGCCGTCGGGCGTCCACAGTCCCACGGTCGCACCCGGGATGTTCGCCTCCTGCATGATCCGCTGGACGACGGTGTCGAGTTGCTGCGTCACGCCAGGGGTGATGTCACGGACTTCGTCCGGGGACGCCGATGTGGAAGCGGACGGCGACGGATTCGCCGACGTGGCGGGGCCACC comes from the Streptomyces angustmyceticus genome and includes:
- a CDS encoding TetR/AcrR family transcriptional regulator, translated to MAGKKQFDMDTVLDAAMIQFWRDGYADTSLDDLSRATGLNRSSIYSSLGGKDTLFLRCLDLYAARYGEKYDAALSCAASEPVAAVRAFFDVTLERIADPELPDGCLIAQSAMAIPVLSPSVAAHAEQALGFQRLRLRTALKAGRLTDQDAEAFAVHAAAVNQSLAVMSRAGASPAQLLAIVGVTLDALSQALRA
- a CDS encoding alpha/beta fold hydrolase → MTGPATSTPHVSESNPIRDLPLQHLAGFTHRWVDADGVRLHAVEGGRRSAPAVVLLAGFPQTWWAWRKVLPGLTHRFRVIAIDLPGQGHSERPERGYDTHAVAAHVHAAVKALGVSTYSLVAHDIGAWVAFSLALNFESHLRGVALLDAGIPGISLPEAIPTDPDRAWKTWHFAFHIVPDLPETLLAGREREYVAWFLKVKALSPDTFDDAEIDHYAAAVAADGGLRASLAYYRDAAESARKNREALNWRHLTVPILGISSSHGSVPDMAASISPWADNTTGIVVPDAGHFIPDEQPEAIAAAIADFIADDH
- a CDS encoding peptidylprolyl isomerase gives rise to the protein MTALAAAALVVSSGSVASASGTPPRTTHGPCQYAQTPDEPAARRVSLPPDPRHTPSHGTVGMAVRTSQGPLPLRLDRAKAPCTVQSFVHLARHRFYDRTVCHRLTAYPTLKVLQCGDPTSTGEGGPGYEYKDELPVDLPPAPSDPTGVRRLYGRGLLAMANAGPNTNGSQFFVVYGDSALRPNYTVFGTVGAAGLKTLDKIAAGGIEPTAQDPAPVDGTPVLRTELLSVRLSCLP
- a CDS encoding serine hydrolase domain-containing protein; this translates as MTHFRIRLRRAAAAAAAAGMFALPIAGVAGCGGPATSANPSPSASTSASPDEVRDITPGVTQQLDTVVQRIMQEANIPGATVGLWTPDGNYVRSFGLANQSNGQAMSPDLHMRIGSVTKTFTVTALLQLVDRHKVNLDDPIGKYVEGVPNGSKITLRELAGMRSGLFNYSKDEAFYEALKTDPHQPFVPQELLDYAFQHPVLFPPGKKFEYSNTNLILLGLVIEKVTGQQLRDYIKKDVLKPAGLDHTLLPVDATFPIPHAQGYTTQTANGDVQDAADWNPSWAWAAGAMISNLQDLRVWARTVATGKLPGGGDLISPDLQKQRLTTPPTPIPGIGYGLGVFSVQGWIGHNGSLPGYESLVVYLPSARATLVVLLNTDIDHDNQEPTTLFGEEITKIVTPGHVFNLPAEPAAR